From the genome of Kryptolebias marmoratus isolate JLee-2015 linkage group LG19, ASM164957v2, whole genome shotgun sequence, one region includes:
- the ppil6 gene encoding probable inactive peptidyl-prolyl cis-trans isomerase-like 6 isoform X1, whose translation MAPFRLRSDSRRASLQSYLAAVYNASVLKINKFCGGVSLRCQKDFGVAYRGLQQKFPEEFLDPKIQPLFEFDWHNYLCNKKRELCGEVWQHSSSLMCFLNGRLLGDEKQLASWAENQFSFTFTQPQSFYEALAEDCYTRHLKETGHHFVFMDIDVAGEAVGRLWFELFSDVCPKTSKNFEALCTGERGRSESGLPLHYKGSLFHRIVPNGWVQGGDISPGSKGNGGESIYGPTFEGADTNSLTVMRRWRALSNLLFIRLPDESFAVSHFKRGVLGMANKGPHSNGSQFYITLQPTPWMDRTYVAFGQVIEGADILRKLEEATTCNERPKYECKVTACGVLKL comes from the exons ATGGCGCCGTTTAGGCTGCGTTCCGATTCGCGACGAGCTTCCCTACAAAGCTACCTTGCTGCCGTATACAATGCTTCTGTGTTAAAGATAAATAAGTTTTGTGGGGGAGTTTCACTTAGATGTCAAAAAGACTTCGGTGTTGCGTATCGT GGACTGCAGCAAAAATTTCCCGAGGAATTTTTGGATCCAAAAATTCAGCCACtttttgaatttgattggcACAATTATCTGTGCAACAAGAAAAGG GAGCTGTGTGGCGAAGTGTGGCAGCACTCCAGCAGCCTGATGTGCTTTCTGAACGGCCGTCTCCTCGGGGATGAAAAGCAACTTGCCAGCTGGGCTGAGAAtcaatttagtttcactttcaCTCAGCCGCAGAGTTTTTATGAAGCTCTCGCTGAGGACTGCTACACCAGACACCTCAAGGAAACAGGG CACCATTTTGTCTTCATGGACATAGATGTAGCTGGAGAAGCAGTGGGGAGGTTATGGTTTGAG CTATTCTCAGATGTGTGTCCAAAAACGTCGAAGAACTTCGAGGCTCTGTGCACAGGAGAGCGAGGACGGTCAGAGAGCGGCCTGCCGCTCCACTACAAGGGATCCCTGTTTCATCGAATTGTGCCCAATGGCTGGGTGCAAGGTGGAG ACATTTCTCCAGGGAGTAAAGGTAACGGTGGCGAGTCGATCTACGGGCCAACATTTGAAGGTGCAGATACAAACAGCCTGACAGTGATGAGACGGTGGCGGGCATTGTCAAACTTACTCTTTATTCGCCTTCCAGATGAAAGCTTTGCTGTTTCCCACTTCAAGCGGGGCGTGTTAGGAATGGCCAATAAGGGTCCCCACAGCAACGGGTCCCAGTTCTACATCACCTTGCAGCCGACTCCCTGGATGGACAGGACCTACGTTGCCTTCGG TCAGGTGATTGAAGGTGCCGACATTCTGAGGAAATTAGAAGAGGCCACAACTTGCAACGAAAGACCAAAGTATGAATGTAAAGTGACAGCTTGTGGGGTGTTAAAACTGTAG
- the ppil6 gene encoding probable inactive peptidyl-prolyl cis-trans isomerase-like 6 isoform X2, which yields MGSKTQLEVVGFVKDPSFHMAKSIAEGLQQKFPEEFLDPKIQPLFEFDWHNYLCNKKRELCGEVWQHSSSLMCFLNGRLLGDEKQLASWAENQFSFTFTQPQSFYEALAEDCYTRHLKETGHHFVFMDIDVAGEAVGRLWFELFSDVCPKTSKNFEALCTGERGRSESGLPLHYKGSLFHRIVPNGWVQGGDISPGSKGNGGESIYGPTFEGADTNSLTVMRRWRALSNLLFIRLPDESFAVSHFKRGVLGMANKGPHSNGSQFYITLQPTPWMDRTYVAFGQVIEGADILRKLEEATTCNERPKYECKVTACGVLKL from the exons ATGGGCTCAAAAACGCAGCTAGAAGTTGTTGGCTTTGTTAAAGACCCCAGTTTTCATATGGCTAAAAGTATAGccgag GGACTGCAGCAAAAATTTCCCGAGGAATTTTTGGATCCAAAAATTCAGCCACtttttgaatttgattggcACAATTATCTGTGCAACAAGAAAAGG GAGCTGTGTGGCGAAGTGTGGCAGCACTCCAGCAGCCTGATGTGCTTTCTGAACGGCCGTCTCCTCGGGGATGAAAAGCAACTTGCCAGCTGGGCTGAGAAtcaatttagtttcactttcaCTCAGCCGCAGAGTTTTTATGAAGCTCTCGCTGAGGACTGCTACACCAGACACCTCAAGGAAACAGGG CACCATTTTGTCTTCATGGACATAGATGTAGCTGGAGAAGCAGTGGGGAGGTTATGGTTTGAG CTATTCTCAGATGTGTGTCCAAAAACGTCGAAGAACTTCGAGGCTCTGTGCACAGGAGAGCGAGGACGGTCAGAGAGCGGCCTGCCGCTCCACTACAAGGGATCCCTGTTTCATCGAATTGTGCCCAATGGCTGGGTGCAAGGTGGAG ACATTTCTCCAGGGAGTAAAGGTAACGGTGGCGAGTCGATCTACGGGCCAACATTTGAAGGTGCAGATACAAACAGCCTGACAGTGATGAGACGGTGGCGGGCATTGTCAAACTTACTCTTTATTCGCCTTCCAGATGAAAGCTTTGCTGTTTCCCACTTCAAGCGGGGCGTGTTAGGAATGGCCAATAAGGGTCCCCACAGCAACGGGTCCCAGTTCTACATCACCTTGCAGCCGACTCCCTGGATGGACAGGACCTACGTTGCCTTCGG TCAGGTGATTGAAGGTGCCGACATTCTGAGGAAATTAGAAGAGGCCACAACTTGCAACGAAAGACCAAAGTATGAATGTAAAGTGACAGCTTGTGGGGTGTTAAAACTGTAG
- the ppil6 gene encoding probable inactive peptidyl-prolyl cis-trans isomerase-like 6 isoform X3 encodes MAPFRLRSDSRRASLQSYLAAVYNASVLKINKFCGGVSLRCQKDFGVAYRGLQQKFPEEFLDPKIQPLFEFDWHNYLCNKKRELCGEVWQHSSSLMCFLNGRLLGDEKQLASWAENQFSFTFTQPQSFYEALAEDCYTRHLKETGHHFVFMDIDVAGEAVGRLWFELFSDVCPKTSKNFEALCTGERGRSESGLPLHYKGSLFHRIVPNGWVQGGDISPGSKGNGGESIYGPTFEDESFAVSHFKRGVLGMANKGPHSNGSQFYITLQPTPWMDRTYVAFGQVIEGADILRKLEEATTCNERPKYECKVTACGVLKL; translated from the exons ATGGCGCCGTTTAGGCTGCGTTCCGATTCGCGACGAGCTTCCCTACAAAGCTACCTTGCTGCCGTATACAATGCTTCTGTGTTAAAGATAAATAAGTTTTGTGGGGGAGTTTCACTTAGATGTCAAAAAGACTTCGGTGTTGCGTATCGT GGACTGCAGCAAAAATTTCCCGAGGAATTTTTGGATCCAAAAATTCAGCCACtttttgaatttgattggcACAATTATCTGTGCAACAAGAAAAGG GAGCTGTGTGGCGAAGTGTGGCAGCACTCCAGCAGCCTGATGTGCTTTCTGAACGGCCGTCTCCTCGGGGATGAAAAGCAACTTGCCAGCTGGGCTGAGAAtcaatttagtttcactttcaCTCAGCCGCAGAGTTTTTATGAAGCTCTCGCTGAGGACTGCTACACCAGACACCTCAAGGAAACAGGG CACCATTTTGTCTTCATGGACATAGATGTAGCTGGAGAAGCAGTGGGGAGGTTATGGTTTGAG CTATTCTCAGATGTGTGTCCAAAAACGTCGAAGAACTTCGAGGCTCTGTGCACAGGAGAGCGAGGACGGTCAGAGAGCGGCCTGCCGCTCCACTACAAGGGATCCCTGTTTCATCGAATTGTGCCCAATGGCTGGGTGCAAGGTGGAG ACATTTCTCCAGGGAGTAAAGGTAACGGTGGCGAGTCGATCTACGGGCCAACATTTGAAG ATGAAAGCTTTGCTGTTTCCCACTTCAAGCGGGGCGTGTTAGGAATGGCCAATAAGGGTCCCCACAGCAACGGGTCCCAGTTCTACATCACCTTGCAGCCGACTCCCTGGATGGACAGGACCTACGTTGCCTTCGG TCAGGTGATTGAAGGTGCCGACATTCTGAGGAAATTAGAAGAGGCCACAACTTGCAACGAAAGACCAAAGTATGAATGTAAAGTGACAGCTTGTGGGGTGTTAAAACTGTAG
- the ppil6 gene encoding probable inactive peptidyl-prolyl cis-trans isomerase-like 6 isoform X4, with amino-acid sequence MGSKTQLEVVGFVKDPSFHMAKSIAEGLQQKFPEEFLDPKIQPLFEFDWHNYLCNKKRELCGEVWQHSSSLMCFLNGRLLGDEKQLASWAENQFSFTFTQPQSFYEALAEDCYTRHLKETGHHFVFMDIDVAGEAVGRLWFELFSDVCPKTSKNFEALCTGERGRSESGLPLHYKGSLFHRIVPNGWVQGGDISPGSKGNGGESIYGPTFEDESFAVSHFKRGVLGMANKGPHSNGSQFYITLQPTPWMDRTYVAFGQVIEGADILRKLEEATTCNERPKYECKVTACGVLKL; translated from the exons ATGGGCTCAAAAACGCAGCTAGAAGTTGTTGGCTTTGTTAAAGACCCCAGTTTTCATATGGCTAAAAGTATAGccgag GGACTGCAGCAAAAATTTCCCGAGGAATTTTTGGATCCAAAAATTCAGCCACtttttgaatttgattggcACAATTATCTGTGCAACAAGAAAAGG GAGCTGTGTGGCGAAGTGTGGCAGCACTCCAGCAGCCTGATGTGCTTTCTGAACGGCCGTCTCCTCGGGGATGAAAAGCAACTTGCCAGCTGGGCTGAGAAtcaatttagtttcactttcaCTCAGCCGCAGAGTTTTTATGAAGCTCTCGCTGAGGACTGCTACACCAGACACCTCAAGGAAACAGGG CACCATTTTGTCTTCATGGACATAGATGTAGCTGGAGAAGCAGTGGGGAGGTTATGGTTTGAG CTATTCTCAGATGTGTGTCCAAAAACGTCGAAGAACTTCGAGGCTCTGTGCACAGGAGAGCGAGGACGGTCAGAGAGCGGCCTGCCGCTCCACTACAAGGGATCCCTGTTTCATCGAATTGTGCCCAATGGCTGGGTGCAAGGTGGAG ACATTTCTCCAGGGAGTAAAGGTAACGGTGGCGAGTCGATCTACGGGCCAACATTTGAAG ATGAAAGCTTTGCTGTTTCCCACTTCAAGCGGGGCGTGTTAGGAATGGCCAATAAGGGTCCCCACAGCAACGGGTCCCAGTTCTACATCACCTTGCAGCCGACTCCCTGGATGGACAGGACCTACGTTGCCTTCGG TCAGGTGATTGAAGGTGCCGACATTCTGAGGAAATTAGAAGAGGCCACAACTTGCAACGAAAGACCAAAGTATGAATGTAAAGTGACAGCTTGTGGGGTGTTAAAACTGTAG